The following are from one region of the Rosistilla carotiformis genome:
- a CDS encoding IS3 family transposase translates to MSQRRACRVLDQPRSSQRFEGKPKDEDERLTKRILHFVRERPRWGYRRICQLLRRDGETINRKKMYRLWRASGLKVPQKRRKKRATGVRGNACDVQAAGFVHDVWSWDFVQSSTLDGRTIRFLNIVDEYTRQCLTIKVGRSITSEDAIDTLAELFAMHGVPKRLRCDNGPEFISTAIKQWLAKIGVEILYIEPGSPWQNGVCESFNSRLRDEYLHQTDLINEDDTRMKARAWREDFNTQRPHSSLGYLTPSEFAHRSAASVRPTASLQQHCESPTPVS, encoded by the coding sequence GTGTCGCAACGACGTGCCTGCCGCGTGCTCGACCAACCGCGATCGAGCCAGCGATTTGAGGGGAAACCCAAAGACGAAGACGAGCGACTGACGAAGCGAATTCTTCACTTTGTTCGCGAGCGTCCTCGCTGGGGGTATCGACGTATCTGCCAACTTCTTCGCCGCGACGGTGAGACTATTAACAGGAAAAAAATGTATCGGCTTTGGAGAGCATCGGGGCTGAAGGTGCCACAAAAGCGTCGCAAAAAGCGTGCTACTGGCGTCCGAGGCAATGCATGCGACGTTCAAGCGGCAGGTTTTGTTCACGATGTTTGGAGCTGGGATTTCGTGCAATCGTCGACACTTGATGGACGAACGATTCGCTTCTTGAACATCGTCGATGAGTACACGCGGCAATGCCTGACGATCAAGGTCGGCCGCAGTATCACGAGCGAAGATGCGATCGACACGCTGGCTGAGCTGTTTGCAATGCACGGCGTTCCGAAACGACTTCGTTGCGATAACGGCCCCGAGTTCATCTCGACAGCGATCAAGCAATGGCTGGCAAAGATTGGCGTTGAGATCCTTTACATCGAACCTGGCTCGCCATGGCAGAACGGTGTCTGCGAGAGTTTCAACAGCCGGCTTCGTGACGAGTATCTGCATCAAACGGATTTGATCAATGAAGACGACACACGGATGAAAGCACGAGCTTGGCGGGAGGACTTCAACACCCAGCGCCCGCACAGTTCGCTTGGCTATCTAACCCCATCAGAGTTCGCGCATCGCAGTGCTGCTTCCGTTCGGCCTACGGCCTCACTCCAGCAGCACTGCGAATCACCCACCCCTGTTTCCTAA
- a CDS encoding transposase gives MSKKRRRHSPEQIIKKLRDADAMLAADKSVGEVLQALEVSEATLSRWRSQYGGMKSEEAKRLRALEEENNRLKKIVADQALDISMLKEITKGN, from the coding sequence ATGAGCAAGAAACGACGACGACATTCACCCGAACAGATCATCAAGAAGCTGCGTGACGCGGATGCCATGCTTGCCGCCGACAAGAGCGTGGGTGAGGTTCTCCAAGCACTGGAAGTTAGCGAGGCCACGCTGAGCCGCTGGCGGAGCCAGTATGGCGGCATGAAGAGCGAAGAGGCCAAGCGTCTTAGGGCACTTGAGGAGGAGAACAACCGACTCAAGAAGATTGTGGCCGACCAAGCTTTGGATATTTCGATGCTGAAGGAAATCACCAAGGGAAACTGA